The Sulfurimonas sp. genome includes the window TGAACAGCTTTTATAAAGTGAAGCAGCATCTATAGATGCCACAACCTCTTTTACCTCTTCTTTAGGAACAGAAGTCAATACTTTTTGAATAATTACTGCTTGTGGAGTAACCGCTACTTTTTCTTCAACTTTTTTTACTTCAGTCACTTTTTGTACTTCAATCTTTTGTACTTGCTTTACTTCTTTTTTTGCATCTTCACTACAGCCAACTAATAAAAATGCCAAAACTACATAAACTATTATTTTCATATTTATCTCCATTTTATTTTCCCTAGTATATCGTTAAAGTGCTTCTAATGCTTTTAAGCTATAATATCGAGATTATAAGAAGGTACTAATACTATGATATTTCAACCATATCCATTTGAGAAGTTAAATGATTTACTAAAACATATAGAACCAAACAAAAACTACAATCCTGCTATTTTAACTATCGGTGAACCACAATTTGAAACTCCAAAGTTCATTCAAGATTCCCTTTGTAACAATTCTAATTTACTTAAAAAATATCCTAAAACTTCTGGTGAAATATCACTTAGAACTGCTCAAAGAGGTTTTTTCAAAAAAAGGTTTAGTGTTGATTTAAAAGATGAACAAATTATTCCTACTTTTGGAACTCGTGAAGTGCTATTTAACTTTCCTCAATTTTTACTATTTGGCAAAGAAAATTCAACTATCGCTTTTCCAAATCCTTTTTATCAAATTTATGAAGGTGCAGCGATTGCTACAAAATCAAAAATAATCCATCTAAGCCTAGATGCTAGCAATAACTTTAAACCAAAGATAAATGAAGATGAATTAAGCCAATGTGACTTAGTCATCTTAAACTTTCCAAATAACCCAACAACATCTACACTTAGCCTTGATGAACTTGGCGAATGGGTGTACTTGAGTTTAAAGCATAACTTTGTTTTACTAAATGATGAGTGTTATAGCGAACTATATACTGATGAAAAAATGCCATCTCTACTTGAAGCATCGTTGCATGTTGGAAATACTAGCTTTAAAAATATCTTAGTAATTAACTCTATCTCAAAACGCTCATCTGCGCCAGGTCTTCGTTCAGGCTTTATAGCAGGAGATGAAAACATATTAAAAGAGTATATGAAGTACAGAACTTATATCGGTTGTGCTTCTCCCCTTCCTCTTCAAAGTGCAGCTGCTGCAGCTTGGAGTGATGAAAAACATGTACAAGCATCAAGAGAAATTTATAAAAAGAACTTTGAAATTGCAAAAGAAATACTAAAAATAGAAATTCCAAAAGCAACTTTTTATATCTGGTTAAAAGTTGATAAACCCATAGAATTTACAAAAAAACTTTATCAAAATTACAATGTAAAAGTTCTTCCCGGTGAATTTTTAGCTAGAACAGATGCTAATGGTAAAAATCCAGGAAAAGATTTTGTGCGAATTGCTTTAGTTGAGAGTGAAGACAAAACAACGGATGCCCTAAAAAGAATTAAGGAATGCTTAGATGCCAAGTAATATAGAAGAATTAAAAAGTAAAGTATTAGAAGCTCAATCAAACTCTGATATAGCTTCTTTATATACCCTAGAACAAAAAGCTTCTGATATGTTTGACGAGGACACACTTGGTGCTTTTTATACAAATATATTAGATATGGCATTAGAGAGATTAACAGATGCTCTTGAATCTCCAAGAGTTATGGATATGCAAGAAGTACAAGACTTTGCAACTTTAAGAGCTTTGTATGAATATGCTATGGAATATTACCATGCCAACAATATCACAGACGCGTCTGCCCTTTTTGAAGTTCTTAGTGGATTATCAAATGATAAAAAATTTTCTTCTGCACTAAAGTTTCACTGGATCGCATCTAAAGAAAGCATATCTTTAGACGATTTTATGGATAATATTGCAAATATAGAAGCAACTCAAGATGAGGGAACATTTTACATAAGTGTTTTTACAAAAGAGGCACAAAAATTGCTTGATAATGCCCAAATAGCGGGGGAATAATATATGAAAATTCATTTTATCGGTATTGGTGGCATAGGAATCTCTGGTTTAGCACAATACATGCATTACAAAGGACATGAGGTTAGTGGTTCTGATATTTCTGACACTATCATTACTAAAAAACTTCGTGATTTAGGCATAGAAGTTTCTATTGCACATAGTGGGGATGCTATAACCTCTCAAGATTTAGTAATTCACTCAGCAATCATTCGTCCTGATAATCCAGAAATCATAGCAGCGAAAAAGAAAGGTATAGAAGTACTCGCTCGTCGTGAAGCTCTACTTCGAATACTTAACACTTCAAAAGTATACTCAGTTGCTGGTGCTCACGGTAAAAGCACTACAACAGCTATACTAACCGCTATCATGGAAGGTTCTGCTATTATAGGTGCGGAATCAAAAGCATTTGGCTCAAATGTAAGATATGACGAACTAAGTGATGTGTTACTATTTGAAGCTGATGAAAGTGATGGAAGTTTTATCAACTCAAATCCTCATTGTGCAATAGTTATCAATGCTGAACCTGAGCATATGGAATATTATGATTACAATTATGAGCTTTTTTATGACTCATATAAAACTTTTATTAACTCTGCCCCATTTCGTGTATTAAATGCAGAAGACCCATTTTTAAGCACTTTAAAAGATGATGTAGAGGCCAACTGGTTATATCCTACTACGGATATCACAAATATAGAATTTGTACTTATAGATGACGAACCTCACACAAGATTTACTCTTAGAGATTTAGGTTTATTTGATGTATGGGGATTTGGCAAGCACATCGCTCTAGATGCATCTCTTGCTATTTTAGCTGCCAACGAATCTATGGATATAGAAGAGATAAGGACTAAACTTCTTACCTTTAAGGGAATCAAAAAGCGTTTTGATATTGTCGGGTCTGAATCTGATAGTGTTATCATAGATGATTATGGTCACCATCCAACAGAAATAAAAGCTACTTTTGAATCTGTAAGAGAGTATGCACAACTCAAAGGTTTTAATAAGATTACTGCTATCTGGCAACCACATAAATACTCTCGTACAATTGATAATCTTGAAGAATTTATAAAATGTTTTGAAGGTGTGGGAGAACTAATAATACTCCCTGTGTGGTCAGCTGGGGAAACTCCTCGTGATATTGACTTCAAAGAGAACTTCAAACATTACAACTTAATCATGGCAGACAAAATCAAAAGAGCAAACAACAATATAACTGTTATTAAGAACCAAGAGACGCTAAAGACTTTAGACAAAGGTCTTATCATTGGTTTTGGAGCAGGAGATATAACTTACCAAATTAGGGGAACCGCATAATATGGCATATATAGCTGGACTTATAATTGCAGGGCTTTTCTTTTTAGCTCTACATTACTTTACCGAACTTACAAAAAAACAAAAAGCACTTATCACTATTATAATTTCTGTAGTTGTTCTAAGTGCTATTGCATTTAACATATACAGTAGTTCTCAAAGAGAAAAAATGCTAACCGTTGTAATGAAGTTTAATCAAAACAAAACTGTAAAATGTAATGGCATCGATGTTGATAATAAAAACTACACGATTAGTATCGGAACATACACTTTCATAGGTAAGGAAAATACCCCAAATTATGGGCAAATGATTAGTGCTTCTAGTTGCGAATAGCTAAATAGCAATATTTAACAACACTTTTTGGATTTTTTAGATATGATACGGCCAATGAAAGATGATTCTAGTTACATCTTTAGTCGACTTTGTATTGGTAACTCCTTGTTAACAGTTAAATTCATCTAAAAATTAGACTTTATATTAGATTTTCAACCACCTTGTTACAAGGGTGTATTAAAACACAAAGGATTTACAATGGCAGCATTAGTAAACGGCACAGTAAAATGGTTCAACAGCGAAAAAGGTTTCGGATTTATCGAGCAAGAGAATGGTGGTAAAGATGTATTCGTACATTTCCGTCAAGTTAATAGCAATGGTTACGATCGTGTTTCACTAAACGAAGGTCAAAAAGTTACTTTCGAAATTGGTGAAGGCGAAAAAGGTCCTCAAGCAGAAAACGTTACAGGTCTGTAATCTTTCTCTATTGAGCAGATCTTCTGCTCAATACCTTTCAAATATTTATTTTCAAAACTCTCCAACTTAAACTTCTTAATAATCAAAATTTAGCTAAAATTGTAAATATAAAAGCAACTAATAGGTAAAATAATAAAATATGGCAACTGATAAAACTTCTAAAATAGAATTACTAATAAATCAACTAGACCTAAGTGAACATATAGAACAATTTAAAAGCTTCTTTTCACGCCAAAGTTCTTTATATATAGAGGGTGATCAGGAACTACACTTTCGTTATATCAAGGCATTAGACCAGATAGAGTTTAAAGCCCCTCCTAAAGTAATAGACTTTCACAATATAAAAGGACATTTAAAAAAGAGAGGTGTACTTAACTTTGAACAGATATTTGAAATAGTAAAAGTTGTAAGATACTTTCGTTACTTTAAAAATCGTGAAATTGAAGGCATCATTGGTGCATGGATGAGTAAATTTGAAGTTCACGAAAAGTTTCATGATGTAGAAAAATACTTTACAAATGATGGTAAGTTTGAAGAAAATTTAGACCAGACACTTTTTGGACTTAGTGCTAGGATAAAAGAGCATAAAAATAATATGAATAGCTCTATTAAAAGAATGATGTCAAGCTCCAAACTAGCAGGTTACTTAGTAGATACTCAGATTCACTATGTTAATGACCAAGAATGTCTTTTAGTTCGCGGTGGCTTCAACCATGTACTAAAAGGTGCAGTAATTGGACGAAGTAGCAGTGGTTTTTTTTATGTATCACCTGATAGCATCTTAAAAGCTAAAGAGCAGATAAGATATATAGAACAAGAAAGAGAAGCTATCTTTTATACTTATGTAAAAGAGTTTTCATCTGTTTTAAGTGAAATACAACCTTTTATAGCCTACATTGATAAAGAATTTACAAAGTTTGATAACTACCAAGCCAGAGTGCTATTCGCAAAAAGTAAAAACTTGCAACTAATAAAGTCAAAAAATGACTCCAAAATAATTTTAAATAATTTTACTCACCCTGCTCTACATAAACCAAAGCCTGTAAATGTTGACTTTAGTAAAAATATACTTATGGTAACTGGAGTAAATGCTGGTGGTAAGACTATGCTTTTAAAGTCTATCTTGGCTGCTGCTTTTATGGCAAAATATATAATTCCTATGTCACTAAATGAAAACAAATCACATATAGGAAGTTTTAAAGCTGTCCTTTCCATTATAGACGACCCTCAAAATGTAAAAAATGACATCTCAACATTTGCTGGACGCATGCAAGAATTTTCTAAGATATTTGAATTTAAATCTGCACTTGTCGGAATAGATGAGATAGAGCTTGGAA containing:
- a CDS encoding cold-shock protein translates to MAALVNGTVKWFNSEKGFGFIEQENGGKDVFVHFRQVNSNGYDRVSLNEGQKVTFEIGEGEKGPQAENVTGL
- a CDS encoding c-type cytochrome, which encodes MKIIVYVVLAFLLVGCSEDAKKEVKQVQKIEVQKVTEVKKVEEKVAVTPQAVIIQKVLTSVPKEEVKEVVASIDAASLYKSCSACHGAKGDKPALGKSKLIQGWMASKVTNSLNGYKDGTYGGAMKSIMKGQVSKLDDEQIKALSDYISKL
- a CDS encoding endonuclease MutS2, whose amino-acid sequence is MATDKTSKIELLINQLDLSEHIEQFKSFFSRQSSLYIEGDQELHFRYIKALDQIEFKAPPKVIDFHNIKGHLKKRGVLNFEQIFEIVKVVRYFRYFKNREIEGIIGAWMSKFEVHEKFHDVEKYFTNDGKFEENLDQTLFGLSARIKEHKNNMNSSIKRMMSSSKLAGYLVDTQIHYVNDQECLLVRGGFNHVLKGAVIGRSSSGFFYVSPDSILKAKEQIRYIEQEREAIFYTYVKEFSSVLSEIQPFIAYIDKEFTKFDNYQARVLFAKSKNLQLIKSKNDSKIILNNFTHPALHKPKPVNVDFSKNILMVTGVNAGGKTMLLKSILAAAFMAKYIIPMSLNENKSHIGSFKAVLSIIDDPQNVKNDISTFAGRMQEFSKIFEFKSALVGIDEIELGTDSDEAAALFKVILDDLIKRGQKVVVTTHHKRLAALMADRDDVELMAAIYDEELRVPTYEFMQGIIGKSYAFETASRYGISNSIVKEAKNVYGDNSEKLSLLIERGSQLERELKQKNKKVDDRLEELRLKELDLKEQKETLFKELDAKKNELKSSYALAINEAKTAAKAGDTKAIHRAMSKANLKLPPDKKETILHNHEFKVGDFIKYRTNKGSIISIKDKKEALIEVGGMRLRVKTKDLKPTKNIHHKPQTYIKVDVEKKAGLKCDLHGMRAVEAEEVLDKFISDALVSGWDEVIVYHGIGTGKLSYAVKNFLIAHPRVKSFDDAPQHLGGFGAKIITL
- a CDS encoding succinyldiaminopimelate transaminase, coding for MIFQPYPFEKLNDLLKHIEPNKNYNPAILTIGEPQFETPKFIQDSLCNNSNLLKKYPKTSGEISLRTAQRGFFKKRFSVDLKDEQIIPTFGTREVLFNFPQFLLFGKENSTIAFPNPFYQIYEGAAIATKSKIIHLSLDASNNFKPKINEDELSQCDLVILNFPNNPTTSTLSLDELGEWVYLSLKHNFVLLNDECYSELYTDEKMPSLLEASLHVGNTSFKNILVINSISKRSSAPGLRSGFIAGDENILKEYMKYRTYIGCASPLPLQSAAAAAWSDEKHVQASREIYKKNFEIAKEILKIEIPKATFYIWLKVDKPIEFTKKLYQNYNVKVLPGEFLARTDANGKNPGKDFVRIALVESEDKTTDALKRIKECLDAK
- the murC gene encoding UDP-N-acetylmuramate--L-alanine ligase, which encodes MKIHFIGIGGIGISGLAQYMHYKGHEVSGSDISDTIITKKLRDLGIEVSIAHSGDAITSQDLVIHSAIIRPDNPEIIAAKKKGIEVLARREALLRILNTSKVYSVAGAHGKSTTTAILTAIMEGSAIIGAESKAFGSNVRYDELSDVLLFEADESDGSFINSNPHCAIVINAEPEHMEYYDYNYELFYDSYKTFINSAPFRVLNAEDPFLSTLKDDVEANWLYPTTDITNIEFVLIDDEPHTRFTLRDLGLFDVWGFGKHIALDASLAILAANESMDIEEIRTKLLTFKGIKKRFDIVGSESDSVIIDDYGHHPTEIKATFESVREYAQLKGFNKITAIWQPHKYSRTIDNLEEFIKCFEGVGELIILPVWSAGETPRDIDFKENFKHYNLIMADKIKRANNNITVIKNQETLKTLDKGLIIGFGAGDITYQIRGTA